From a single Budorcas taxicolor isolate Tak-1 chromosome X, Takin1.1, whole genome shotgun sequence genomic region:
- the LOC128070520 gene encoding spermatid nuclear transition protein 3-like — protein MTKVTRKPQQPRRVATQFASRMKGRKKTLCQRRYRGSVKARSMTMRVRRPLKGTLRKKIRLYATQSKKVKKTRKPNCFFCSCACKKLNQSRKRYQNMRQSQKRR, from the exons ATGACTAAGGTAACCAGGAAGCCACAGCAGCCAAGAAGAGTTGCAACGCAGTTTGCGTCAaggatgaaaggaagaaagaagacccTTTGTCAACGGAGATACAGAGGCAGTGTGAAG GCACGAAGTATGACCATGAGGGTCAGAAGACCTCTAAAAGGAACGTTGAGAAAGAAAATCCGATTGTATGCCACTCAGTCGAAGAAggtgaagaaaacaagaaaaccaaaCTGTTTTTTCTGTTCCTGTGCATGTAAGAAACTGAATCAAAGCCGGAAAAGGTACCAAAATATGAGGCAGAGTCAAAAGAGAAGATAA